The nucleotide window TCACAACCAGTTCGTCCGGCTCGGCCACGTCACCGTGGTGCCACTCGGGGATCGCCGGGGCCTCGTCCTCATGAGGCTTTTCCGGTGAGTAGAACTTCAGCATCTCGTCCAAGGCGCGGCGGGCGGTGACATTGCCCTCCAGCAGCGAGTTCGAGGCGAGGCGGTTCGCTCCGTGGAGGCCGGTGCAGGCGACCTCGCCGATGGCGTAGAGCCCGCGGACGGAGGTCTTGCCATCCACATCCGTGACCACGCCGCCGCATTGGTAGTGGGCGGCGGGGACGACGGGGATCGGCTGCTTCTCGCAGTCGATGCCGTATTTCAGCAGGTTCTGATAGATGAAGGGGAAGTGCTCCTTCATGAAGCCCAGAGGCTTGTGGGTGACGTCCAGATAGACGCAGGGCGCGCCGGTGCGCTTGATCTCGCGGTCGATTGCGCGGGCGACGATGTCGCGGGGGGCGAGCGAGCCACGCGGATCGCTCTTCTTGGTGAAATCCTCACCCTTGGCATTGATGAGGATGCCGCCCTCGCCGCGGACCGCCTCACTGACGAGGAAGGAGCGGGCCTCGGGGCCGGTGGCGGCGGGGTTGTAGAAGCAGGTCGGGTGGAACTGGATGAACTCCATGTTCGCCACATTGGCACCAGCCCGCCAAGCCATCGCCACGCCGTCGCCGGTGGCGGCGTCCGGGTTGGTGGTATAGAGATAGACCTTGCCGCAGCCACCGGTGGCGAGGACCACGCGGTCCGAGCGGAACACCTGGACCGCGCCGGTTTTGCGATCAAGGACGTAGGCTCCCAGTGCGCGGTCATCGATGACCGCGCCGAGCTTGGCGGTGGTGATCAGGTCGATGGCGTAGTGGTGTTCGAGAATCGTGAGATTCGGCGTGTTGCGGGCCTGTTCCACCAATGCGCGGGCGATTTCCCGGCCGGTGGTGTCGCGGGTGTGAAGGATGCGGCGCTGGGAGTGGCCGCCTTCCTTGCCGAGCTGGTAGTGGCCGTTCTCGCGATCGAAGCCTACGCCGTAGCCGGTGAGATCATCAATGGTGGCCACGCCTTCTTCGACGATGATGCGGACGGCGGCTTCGTCGCAAAGGCCGGCACCAGCGTCGAGGGTATCGGCGACGTGCTTTTCAAGGGTATCGCCCTCGTCGCAGAATCCCGGGGGCAGCACGGAGGCGATGCCGCCTTGGGCCCACGCGGTGTTGGATTCAAAGACGCCGCCCTTGGCGAGCACGATGACGGAGCCGTGTTTGGCGGCCCGGATGGCGAAACTCAGTCCGGCGATGCCGGCGCCGATGACAAGGAAGTCGGCGGTCATGGGGTGGCGGGAAGCATTGGAGGCAACTTCCTCGCGGAAAAGGCAAATCTGTCACTCCCCTACAAAGGAACAGGCTCCGGGGAGTGGACCCCGGAGCCTGTGGAGATTTGAAATTTCAAATTTGAGATTCCTACGGTCAACCCAGCAGCCAGAGCACCGGCTGAGGCCACACGCCGAGGAGCAGGACCAGCACCGTCAGGACGGCCACCACCGCGCGGGTGATTGGTGGCAGGACGAGTGCCTTCGCGTTGTCGGCGGAGGGCTGCCACCACATCGCGCGGATGGTCTTGAAATAGTAGTAGAAACCGGCGGCTGCGGCGATGAAGCCGAGGACGACTCCCCACCAAAGCTGATGTTTCACCGCCAGCGAAAAGACAAGAAACTTGCCGATGAAACCGGCGGTGAGCGGCACACCTGCGAGTGCTGCAAGCAGGACGGTGACGGCGAGCGCGAGCAGCGGATTGCGCTGGCCGAGGCCGTTGAAGTCCTCGATGCGCTCGCCCTCGCTCTGGATGCGGACCTGGCCGAGCACGAAGAACGTGCCGAGGGTCATCAGCAGGTAGGTGGCGAGGTAGAAGGACACGGCCTTCACCGAGCCGAGCAGGTTGCCTTCATCGGTGTTCCAAGCGGCGAGGGCCAGCAGCAGGAAACCGGCGTGGGCGATGGAGGAATAGGCGAGCAGGCGCTTGAAGTTCGTCTGCGGGATGGCGGCGAGATTGCCGAAGAGGAGAGTGAAGCAGGCCAGCACCAGCAGCAGCACCAGAACGGAACCGCGGACCGGAGACTCCGGAGCGAGGAAGGGCTGGAGGAAACGGATGAGGAGGACGAAGCCCGCGGCTTTCGATCCGACGGAGAGGAAGGCGGTAGTGGGGGTGGGGGCACCCTGATAGACGTCCGGGATCCAGACCTGCATCGGTGCGGCGCCAACCTTGAAGCCGAGGGACACCATCACCAGCGCGATGCCGAAGAGCAGCGGCAGGTAGCCTTGGCCGGGTTCCTGCACGGACGGCTGGGAAGTGATCCACTCGCTGATACCGGCAAGACTCATGGTGCCGGTGCTGCCGTAAATCCAGGCGATGCCGTAAACGAGGAAGCCGGTGCTGAGAGCGCCGAGGATGAGGTATTTCACGCCTGCCTCCAGCGAACCGACATTGCGGCGCATGTAGGCGACGAGGATGTAGAAGGTGATGGTGACCAGCTCGAGGGCGACAAAGGCACCGGCGAGATCCTTGGCGGAGGCCATCCACATCATGCCCGCGCAGGCGAAGACCGGCAGCGCGTAGTATTCGCCGGTGCCGGATTCGGAACCCGGATGATCGGTGAAACGGGCGAGCACGCTGCGGAAGTCGATGGAAAGCAGGACGACGAGCAGGGTGCTGAGGAGAGCGAAGCCCTTGTAGAATTTCGCGAGGCTGTCGAAGGAGTAGAAGTTCCACAGCGGCCACTTCGCCCATGCTGCATCCGGCTTGGTTTCCGGTCCTACGGCGCAGAACAGGAGGCCGAGGATCACCGCCAGCCCGACCGCGGCCGCGCCGCCGACCCAGGCTTTCGAGCGGTTGGAGGAAAACGCCTCCGCCATCAGCAGGATGATGCCGAGTGCGACGGTCAGGGCTTCGAGGTAGTAAGCGGGCATGGGAGAGGAATGACGAATGACTGAATCTTATCGCAGCAGGTTGAGCAGGAGATTCGGGTAAAGCCCGACGGCCAGCAGTGCCACGATCAGAAGCAACGCCGGGATGCGCTCGGCGAAGGTGAGATCGGTGGTGGATTTCGTGGCGGGCACCGAGGGGCCTTGGAAGATACGGCGATAGGCGCGGAGCATGTAGATGGCGCTGATCACCACGCCCCAGATGGCGAGGATGCAGGCGATCTGGACGGGGCCGAGGCCGGATGCCGCGTTGTAGTTCTGGAAGGCGGAGAGGAAGACCATCACTTCACCGGCGAAGTTGGCGAGGCCGGGGAGGCCGATGGATGCCATGGCTCCGATGCCGAAGAGGAAGGCGAGGCCGGGCGTGGACTTGGCGAGGCCGCCCAAATCATAGAGATCGAGGGAACCGGTGCTGCGCTCGATCTTGTCAGCCAGTGAGAACTGCAGCGCGATGGAGATGCCGTGGGCGAACATCAGGATCACCGCGGCCGGGAGGGCGATGGTGTTCAAGGGCGTGAGGGAAGCGGTCCAACTCGCAGCCACGTGCTCCAAGCCACCAACATCCTCTCTTTGAATCCATTGGCCTTGGCTGGCGGCGAGAGCAGCGATGGCCAGGAAGATGTAGCCCATGTGCATCACCGACGAATTGCCGAGCAGGGTATCGAGGCGCTTCTGGTTGATGGTCACGTAGCCGACCCACAGGATATTGCCGAGCAGCAGGACCAGCAGCGGCGTGACCCAGGCATGCATTCCGACGGGCAGCAGCGGAATGGCGAGGCGGAGCAGGCCGTAGAGGCCGAATTTTTTCAGCACGCCCGCATGGAGCATGGAGGTGGGAGCCGGGGCGCTGGCGTAGGCCGGAGCGGCCCACGAGTGGAAGGGGAAGAGCGAGACCAGCGTGCCGAAGCCGACGAGCAGCAGCGCGGCGATGCCTTTCTGCGCCGCCGGGTCGATGGCGGTCTTTTCGGCGAGCATCTTCTGGATGTCGTAGGTGCCGGTGACATTCGCCAGCCAGACGAGACCGGCGAGGAGGATGATCGAGCCGAGGCCGAGATAGATGGTGATCTTCCAAGCGGCTTCCTTGCGCTCGCCGCGACCGAGCATGCCGATCATCAGGAAGGTGGGGATCAGTGCCAGTTCATGGAAGGCGTAGAAGAAGAACAGGTCGGTGGCGGCGAAGGCTCCGAGTGCACCGGCGGAGATCAGCAGCGAGGAGCCATACCAGAGCTTGTCCTTGCCTTCCGGAGACTTGCCGGTGAGCACGGCGGCCAGCGTGACGATCACGGAGAGCAAGATCATCACCACGCTCATGCCATCGATCAGGCCGAAGGAGAGGTGGAGTTCCGGCTTTTGCAGAACGGTTAACTTGGCGGCCCAACAGGTAGCCTTGGGCGTTATCGCTGCGGCGAGGCCGATCACCAGATTCGCCACTGCGGCGGCGATGGCGGTCAGGCGTGCCGGGGCACCGCAGAGGATGGCGATGAAGCCGAGAATCGGAAGGAGGACGAGAAGCGCGAGCATCGGATGGGATGGCTGGTGTTCAGGGTTCGATTTTCAGCGGCTTCAGTAGAACACGGTGAAGTAGATGACGGCGATCACACCGGCGCCGAAGGCGAAGGCGTAGCCCTGGAGGTTGCCGGATTGCACGCGGCGGAAGGTATTGCCGAAGCTCTCGGCGAGGCGGCTCAGGCCGCCGACTCCGAGACCGTCGATGAAGAAGCGATCGAAGAAGTGGACGATGGCGGCGAAGGCATCGGTGAAGAAGCGGACGACGAAGTTGTCGTAGAAGCTGTCGATGTAGAAGCGGTTGCGGAACAGCGGGATCGAGACCGGGTCCTTGTCCTTGCCGTTGTAAAGGACGAAGCCAGCGATGACTCCGATCGCCACGGCTGCCAGCGAAACCAAGGAGACCACGCTGGTGAAATCGAACAGGTGCTCCGGCTGCGCATAGGCGGGCGCGAGCTTTGAAGCGATGAAGGGATAACCGGCCAGAAGGCCGAGGGTCGCGAGGATGGCGAGTGGTATCCACATCAGCGGGCCGACTTCGTGAGCGTGGTCGGCACCGTGGTCGCGGGACTTGCCGAGGAAGGCGACGACGAACAAACGGGTCATGTAGAACGGCGTCAGCACCGCGACAGCGGCGGCGATCCAGAACAGGGCCGGGTTGTGATGGTGGGCGGCTTCGAGGATCTGCTCCTTCGAGAAGAAACCGGAGGTGCCTGGAATGGCGATCAGGGCGAGGAAACCAATGAGGAAGGTGAAGCCGGTGATCGGCATTTTCTTCAGCAGACCGCCCATCTTCCAGATGTCCTGCTCGTGGTGGCAGGCATAGATAACCGCGCCGGAACCGAGGAAGAGCAGGGCCTTGAACCAGGCGTGGGTGAAGAGGTGGAACATGCCCGCCTCACCGGCAGCCAGACCCACGGCCATCACCATGTAGCCAAGCTGGGAGAGGGTGGAGTAGGCCAGCACGCGCTTGATGTCGTCCTGCTGGGTGGCCATCAGCGCCGCGGCGAGGGCGGTGAGTCCGCCGGTCCAGGCGATGACCTTGCTGGAGAGAAGGGAGTGGAGGAGTTCCTCAGGCAGCTCGAGCGAGAGCTGCACGCGGAAGAGCATGTAGACACCGGCCGCCACCATGGTCGCGGCGTGGATGAGGGCGGAGACCGGAGTCGGGCCTTCCATAGCATCCGGCAGCCAGACGTGGAGCGGAAGCTGGGCGGACTTGCCGACCGCGCCGCAGAAGACACAGAGCAAGGCGGTGGAAAGCACGCCCGCGAAGATTTCCGGGTGGGTCTCCTTGAAGTGAAGAAATCCTTCGTGCATGTCGCCGAACGACAGCGCACCGGTGATGCCCCACAGCATGAGAATGCCGGCCATGAAGCCGAAGTCGCCGATGCGGTTGGTGATGAAAGCTTTCTTCGCGGCATTCGCGGCGGATTCCTTCTGATACCAGTGGCCGATGAGCAGGTAGGAGCTCAGGCCGACCAGTTCCCAGAACATGAAGGTCATGATGAAGTTCGACGACAGCACGATGCCGGTCATCGAGAACATGAAGAGCGAAAGGCCGGTGAAGTAGCGCGCTTTCGACTCATCGTCCTTCATGTAGGCGAGCGAGAAGATGTGAACCAGCAGGCCGACGCCGGTCACCACGATCATCATGCCGGTGGACAGCTTGTCCAAGATGATGCCGAGATCGATTGAGAAGCCGCCTACGGTCGCCCACTTGATTGGATCCGGTGACCCCGTTTTGCCCAGCAGCAGGATGGCGATCACGAACGTGACCGCTGCGGACAACGTCGAAACGAGATGGGCCAGGCCGGTGCGTTTGAGCACAAGCTGGTTCGCCGCCGCGACGATGAGCGGCAGGAAGAGGAGGGTCCAGGCGAGGGTCATGGGCAGGAGAAAGTTTCAGGTGCCGCGTGGGGTTCAGCCGCGCATCGACGTGAGGTCGTCGGTGTGGATCGTCTGGCGGGCGCGGTAGAGGGCGACGATAATGGCGAGGCCGACGGCGACTTCGGCGGCGGCCACGGTGATCACGAAGAACACCAGCATCTGGGCGGCGGGATCGGGCAGGCCGGTCTTCGCGGTGTGGAAGCGGGAGAAGGCGATCAGCGTGAGGTTCGCGGCGCTGAGCATCAGCTCCAGGCACATGAACACGATGATGATGTTCCGGCGCAGCACCACGCCTGCGAGGCCGATGGCGAAGAGGAGGCCTGAAACGAGAAGATACTGATGAAGGCTGGCCATGATGGGAAAGCTCTAAGCACTAAATTTAAAATTCTAAACCAAGAGGGATGCTTCTGATGTTGGACGTTCGATCGGATGCTCTTCGTTTAGGATTTAGTGCTTGGGATTTAGGATTTGAATCTCAGGTCGTTTGGCGCTTGGAGAGAACCACCACGCCGACGGTGGCGACCAGGAGAAGCACGCCGAGGATCTGGAGCGGCAGGTTGTAGCCGGTGAAAAGTGTCTGGCCGACGATGTGGACGTCCGGGAGCTTGGCGGCGGGCAGTGGCTCGCCTTCGCGCGGTTGCGGATCAAGAGCGGCGACGATCTTCTCGCTCTTTTGCTCGCGGTAGTAGGCGGCGCCCTTCGCGAGATCGAGCTTCTGCGCCTGAAGGTCCGGGGTGCTGGAAAGAACGCCCGCGAGCTGGATGACGAAAGCGAGCACCAGCACCAGACCGGCGGCGATCGGAGCGATCTTGGTCTTGCGCTTCACCTCATCCTTGAGGTCCAGCAGCATGATGATGAAGAGAAACAACACCATGATCGCACCCGCATAGACGAGGATCTGGATGATGCCGGTGAAGTAGGTATCCAGTCCGACGAAGAGACCGGCGATGCCGACGAAGGAGGCCACCATCGAGAGCGCGCTAGAGACCGGGTTGCGGAAGCAGATGACGGCAACGCCGCCGATCAACATCAGCAGGGCGAAGATCCAGAAGAGAGGGGAAGGCATGGAAGTGATTGGGAAAAGGATCTCAGCGGTCGTATTTCAAACAAGCCCACCAGCCGGACATGCCGAAGCCAATGATGGCAAAGGATACGGCGGTCATGATCATACCGGGAATACTGAGGAGACCCATGTGGCTTACTGCCGCCGTAAGGGTGTATAACCCGGCCATGACGATGAGCGCTGCTGAAAGGGCTTTCATGGGGAGAACGTCGGATTACTTCAGCTCGTTCCACTTGTTGACGAGGCCCACCCGGACACCGCCGATTTCGTAAAGCTTCTTCTTGGTGTGGACCATGTCCTTCCGGCTCAGGCCGGTGATGGCGTAGTCCTTGCGGAGGAAGATCGCCTGCTCGGGGCAGACTTCCTCGCACATGCCGCAGTAGATGCAGCGGATCATGTCGATATCGAACTCGAGCGGACGCTTCTCCACCTTCGCCCACTGGTCGTCGGCGGGGATTTCGCTCGGGGTGATCTTGATCGCCTTCGGCGGGCAGATGAATTCGCAGAGCTGGCAGGAGACGCAGCGTTCGCGGCCCTGCTCGTCCGTCACCAGCGCGGGGGCGCCGCGGTAGTGCTCCGGCAGGTGCTCGTCCCACTTCTGCTCCGGATACTGCATGGTCACGCCGAGACCGGAGGAGGCGAGCTCCTTCGCGCCGCGGGACTTGCCGCGCATCGAATCGACGGCGTGTTTCATCGTGAGCAGGAAGCCCTTGATGAGCGCGCCGAAGTAGATCTTCTCACCGAAGCTCAGTTTCGGGCGTTTGACTTTGATGACGGCCATTTTTGGACAGAATTGACAGAATTTTCAAAATTTACAGGTCGTGAGGTCACGCCTGTAGAGAAGGTGGGTCTCCTTGATGTTTATAGGTTCGGAATTTTTTCCGATACTGCAGCGAGTCACTCCCCAAGTTGATCAGCAGTCCTTCATCAATTTTGGTGGTGGCCAGATAGTTGACCAGTTGCACCTCATGGCTCTTGGTAATCGTTTCGACGGCTTTGAGTTCGAGAACCAGATTGTTTTCGACAATCATGTCAGCCTCAAAATCTCCAACGGGCCGTTCCTTGTAGTAGACACAGAGTTTGACCTGGTTCTCAAATTGGATTCCGACCGCAGCCAATTCCAAGGACAGCGCGTTTTGATAGACCCGCTCGTTGAACCCCGGGCCGAGAACACGATGAACCGTCATGGCGCAGCCGATCACCCGGCCAGCCAAGTCGTATTCGCGTTCGTCGTTCGTCTTCAAAATGTAAATTCTGCGAATTTTGTTAATTCTGTTCCAAGAGGCCCGAGTTGCGCTTGGCTGGCTCTTCGGAAACCTTCGCGACCCAGATGATGGCGGCGCAGAGGACGACCAGCAGCACGGCACCGAGGGCGATGATGCCCACGGACAGGTAAGGGGCGGCGATGACGAGCGCAGCGAGGAAGACATTCACCAGCGCGGCTTCGAAGAAGATCACCCAGCCCAGCTTCATGAGCTGGTCGTAGCGGAAGCGCGGCACCGTCCAGCGGACGAGAATGAAGAAGAGGATGAAGGCGATCAGCTTGGTGAGGAACACCAGCAGGTGAACCAGTCCGCCGATCTTCGCACCGGCCACGGTAAGGCCGGAGATCCAACCATCGAGGGTGAACCCCGCCGACCAGCCGCCGAAAAACAGGGTGATGATGAGTGCTGAACCCACCACCATCGCCGCGTATTCGCCCATGAAGAACATGGCGAACTTCATCGAGGAGTATTCGGTGTGGTAGCCACCCACGAGTTCGGTTTCGCACTCCGGCAGGTCGAAGGGCATGCGGTTGGTTTCCGCGAAGATCGAGATCGTGAAGATCAGGAAGGAGATGAACGCCGGGATCCAGAACAGCAGCTTGGTGCCCAGAGGATGTGCCGCGTCATTGCCCCAGAAGGGCAGCAGCAGCCAGCCATGCTCGGATTGCTCCTGGACGATCTTGCCGAGGTTCAGGTCTCCGTAATAGAGCAGCACCGGGATGATCGAGAGACCGAGGCAGATTTCGTAGGAGATCATCTGGGCCGTGGAACGCACACCGCCGATGAAGGGGAACTTCGAGTTCGAGGACCAGCCCGCCAGCGTGATGCCGTAGACGGAGAGCGAGGCGATCGAGAAGATGAACAGCGGGCCGACATCGAGGTTCGCGATGGCGAGGTCGATCTTCTGGCCGCCGATGGTGATCGAGGAGCCAAAGGGAATCACCGCCAAGGTGATCAGGGACGGGGCCACGGTCAGCACCGGAGCGAGCCAGTAGAAGGCTTTGCGGACATGGGTCGGCGTGAAATCCTCCTTGAGGAACAGCTTCACACCGTCGGCCATCGGCTGGATCAGACCGGCGAAGGAGAAGTCCTTCTTCAGTCCGAACAAAGTGAGCGGAATGCCGACGCGGTTCGGGCCGACGCGGTCCTGGATGACAGCGGAGAAGCGGCGCTCGAAGTAAACCGAAATCGGCACCAGCGGCAGCACGACCAGGAAGGTCAGGCCGATGATTTTCGCCAGCGTGATGAGAATGGTAAGAAGCAGGGGGTCCATGAAAAACGTTAGACGTTATGGGTTAGAGGTTATTGGGTGTCTCTTTCCCGTGATGCGCGCCGGAGATATGAAATGTAGCCATTTAGGAGCGCGATGGCGGTGGCCGCGAGAGCACGTCCTTGCTCAAGCAATTCACTTGTGATGATTTCCTCGTCATGAGCGGTGATGAGATGGTCGACCATCTCCCAGCAGGAACCGCGGGCGTTGGAGCAAAATTTCGCATTGTCGAGGTAGTGGAAACGACCGTAGCCCTCGGCGATATTGGCCGTGCTGGATCGGGCTGCCCGAAGGATTTGATCGCCCAATCGGAAGCGCTCTTCCTTTGGGAGGGCTTTGCAGATGGTCTTCGCCACGAAAACACGAAGTTCCCGGCATGCTTTCCAGCATTCCAAGTCTTCAAACGTTTTCAGTGATTCTCGATCCATGTATTTTTCCCAATAACTCTTAACTTCTAACCCTTAACCATTAATGATGCCAGCGGCCTTGCGGGCGCGTTCGTTCACGAGGAGCGGGATTTGGTAACCGGTTTCGAGGACCTGTTTGCCCTGGTCGCCGATCTTGGAAAGCGTGAGGCCATTGAAGGCGGGGACGGCATCGGCCATCGCCTTGAAGACGTCCTCGATCATGTGGACCTCGTTCTTCTCACCGCTGAGGGCGAGGATGAGGTCGCGGAGGATTTCCCAATCGTCGCGGGCATGGGCCGGAGGCTCGACGGCGCGGTTGAGGCGCTGGAGGCGGCCGGAGAGATTGACCATCGAGCCGCGCTTTTCGGTAAAACCGGCGGCGGGTAGCACGACGGTGGCGAGATCGGCGGTCGGGTTGGCCAAGGTGGCGACCTGGAGAATGAACGAGGCTTTCTCGAGTTCCTCGCGGGTGAACCCGGCATCGCCGAGCAGGTCCTCACCGAGGGCGATCACCGCCTTGATCGAGCCATTGTCGAGGCCGTAGCGGACATGTGCCAGCGCGGCGGACGGATCGGTGGTGTCCCAGACCAGCTTGGCACCGGTGGTGTTCGGATTGCGGTCGGCGGCGACGAGCAGGCTGTCCGCCTGGCCCTCGCGCGGGACGATGGCCAGCGCGGGCGTGCCGATCTCGGCGGCCAGCGCGCGGGCCATGAAAAGCTCTTCATTGGTCATCCGGCCGGAGGCGATCACGGCCACCTCGCCGGGCTGGAAGGTCTTGATGTTGTTCGCTGCGATTTCCAGCGCGGTCTTCCAGGTGACCGGCGTGTGCGGGCCGCTGACCTTCACCAGCGGTTCGGTCAGGCGCGCATCGGAATCCAGCCCGTGGAAGGAAAGGCGGTGCGAGTCCGGCATCCACGTCGAGTTCACCTCGTCGTTGCGACGCGGGGTGATGCGGTGGACCTTGTTTCCGCGGGTCCAGACGATGATGTTGGAGCCGGTGCCGCAGTTGATGTCGATGGACTTGGTTTCCTTCAGGAACCAAACGCGCATCTGGAAGCGGAAGTCGTTCGAGGTCAGCGCGCCGACGGGGCAGATGTCCACCGTGTTCAGCGAGTAGTTGCTGTCCAGCAAGCGGCCCGGATGGACCGTGAGGGTGGTGTGGGTGCCACGCTGGGTGAAGCCGAGCACCGGATCTCCGGCCACCTCGTCCATGAAGCGGATGCAGCGGCTGCACATGATGCAGCGCTCGTCATCGAGCCGGACGCGCGGGCCGATGTCCACGTTCTTCGGCTTCTTCACCTTCATGTCCACGAACCGCGAGGAGCCGCGGCCGTGCTCGACGGAAAATTCCTGCAGGCGGCACTCGCCGGCCTGGTCGCAGATCGGGCAATCGAGCGGGTGGTTGATCAGGAGGAACTCCATCACGCCCTCGCGGCATTTCTCCACCAGCTCGCCGCTGGTGCGGATGCCCATGTTCTCGCCCACCGTGTTGGCGCAGGCGATCACCGGGCGCGGCATCCAGCCGATGATTTCGTAGCCGTCCTCATCGCGGGTCGGCTCCTGGCCGGGGGCGGGGCGGGGCGGCATGCCCATCTGCACGAGGCACATGCGGCAATTGCCAGGCGCGGAAAGCTTCGGATGATAGCAGT belongs to Luteolibacter ambystomatis and includes:
- a CDS encoding molybdopterin-dependent oxidoreductase, translated to MSETPSATAEKKLPKDLAAEKGMVNVQIDGVWHQFPRGTRMIEACSQASINVPRYCYHPKLSAPGNCRMCLVQMGMPPRPAPGQEPTRDEDGYEIIGWMPRPVIACANTVGENMGIRTSGELVEKCREGVMEFLLINHPLDCPICDQAGECRLQEFSVEHGRGSSRFVDMKVKKPKNVDIGPRVRLDDERCIMCSRCIRFMDEVAGDPVLGFTQRGTHTTLTVHPGRLLDSNYSLNTVDICPVGALTSNDFRFQMRVWFLKETKSIDINCGTGSNIIVWTRGNKVHRITPRRNDEVNSTWMPDSHRLSFHGLDSDARLTEPLVKVSGPHTPVTWKTALEIAANNIKTFQPGEVAVIASGRMTNEELFMARALAAEIGTPALAIVPREGQADSLLVAADRNPNTTGAKLVWDTTDPSAALAHVRYGLDNGSIKAVIALGEDLLGDAGFTREELEKASFILQVATLANPTADLATVVLPAAGFTEKRGSMVNLSGRLQRLNRAVEPPAHARDDWEILRDLILALSGEKNEVHMIEDVFKAMADAVPAFNGLTLSKIGDQGKQVLETGYQIPLLVNERARKAAGIING